The window CAATCTCTAGATTCATAATCTACTTCTTGAATTCACCCTTGAGACGAgcttattcctttttttttgttcaaaaaaaaaagacaagctTATTCCAACAATGTTGGAACAAAATATAGCTTTTGACTTTATTTGGCATGgcctatataatttttttttttgtcttagtAGTATGTGTTATGAAATATTGATGGGTTGAAATAATTTGCATTTAGAAACATATGACATTcaagtattttcatatttttctgaAAGCGGTTGAAATAATCAGTGTCTAGCTCTGTTTATTATTAGTATTGACCTTGATCTATGTCTAGCAGAAAGGAAATATCTCCCAAATTGTATATGATAGTCTTAGAGAGCTTAGAATATAATAAGACATCGTTCCGTAGATTAATACAGTCTTGAGTTTGACGGccgacaaacaaacaaaaaacaaaatctacttTTTGACATTTATAAAAGATATAACTTGGAAAAGAACATTAAATTATGTACACAAAGACAAGCAAATACTTTCCTTGTAAGCTTCTAATTAGTATGTTCATGTCATGTGCCTTGCATTGGCTTTACTCATGCATCTAGCGTGACTACTCCATTTCAATAGTGAAAATAAATTGGAACTTTTATCTAAATTTACATGAAAATAACTGAAAAATCTAGCATTTGTGGTAAAACAATATGGACCCAAGCCCAGTAACAATAGTGTTATATAATGATCCTTCTTCACCATCGGCATAGAACTCGATAAGCGCGGCTTCGGTAAAGCTCAGTCGCATCCGAAGCTCAAAAAGCTTCATCAATGGCGTCTCTTCTCCTACcttcatctcaaattctcctCCGTAGTCGAAACCAACACAATGTCCAACCATTTCTCCTCCCTCGCTCCTCCCCCAAAACACCATTCTTCGTCTCCTCCTCACCGTCTCTCCGTCAACACTCTACTCCCACCTCAGCTTCCAAGAACCCATCGGAAACTTTCACGCCGGCGACGATGACGGAGAACAAGAAACAGCCGGAGAAGAAGCATTTGAGCGAGGAGGAAGAGGCAGAAGAGGAAGTAGAGGAGGATATGCTGTGGATTCAAGAGAAGGCGTTAAACTTAGTTGAGTTCACCGGAACGGTGGCTCAGGCGATTCCAGGCCCCCGAGTTGGAGATACCAAGCTGCCGTGGATGCTCGCCGTTCCGTTAACTTACGCCGTCACCACTTTAGTCACCACCGCCGTTAAAACCGTTAATAAGCTCTCTTCTCCTAAAGCACAACGCAAGAAACTGGTAAACTCACTCTGTTTTGCTCTCTGTTTCACTCTGTTTTTGCTCTCTGTTTCACTCTGTTCTTGCTCTCTGTTTTTACCAAGAACTGATTCAAAGTTTGGATTTTTGAATCTCTCCAGGTGAATCAGAATGCGATGATTTGTAAATCTATCGACGAGCTGTTACAGAGAGAAGGCACTGTGAGTAGCTTTGAGCTCAAGGCACTTGAAGAAAAGGTGCGAACTTTATGCTCTGTTCATCTTTGTGAATCATTCAAAATCCAGACTTTAACATGAGAATGCTGTTTGGTTTTGTCTGAATCCAGACAGAGTTTAACATGGAGGAGATCTTACGGAAGTACATTCATTACGCCTTGAATGAGAAACCGTTTAA of the Brassica rapa cultivar Chiifu-401-42 chromosome A03, CAAS_Brap_v3.01, whole genome shotgun sequence genome contains:
- the LOC103855795 gene encoding uncharacterized protein LOC103855795; protein product: MASLLLPSSQILLRSRNQHNVQPFLLPRSSPKTPFFVSSSPSLRQHSTPTSASKNPSETFTPATMTENKKQPEKKHLSEEEEAEEEVEEDMLWIQEKALNLVEFTGTVAQAIPGPRVGDTKLPWMLAVPLTYAVTTLVTTAVKTVNKLSSPKAQRKKLVNQNAMICKSIDELLQREGTVSSFELKALEEKTEFNMEEILRKYIHYALNEKPFNPDLVASLIHLRRASGLNESQIPGVLNEISRSIVKEKGPVVMNKQGFTEKGFKRKLAVQTLFGKIYYLSELPDFCLKDNSLVVKEIFGVTNEDAEKLRIHALAEAGDLDSLEKMVEFEKAADSSSSSSSDREDSNEEDDSTTVP